In Engraulis encrasicolus isolate BLACKSEA-1 chromosome 24, IST_EnEncr_1.0, whole genome shotgun sequence, a single genomic region encodes these proteins:
- the LOC134441725 gene encoding beta-1,3-galactosyl-O-glycosyl-glycoprotein beta-1,6-N-acetylglucosaminyltransferase 3-like — protein MCGLVAKCPSRGYLSPTAVIVIAIVMVMLTFLSWSPCSEGQAPERAPLKRLEFPSRDLAEQEACLAIIRGEVSEEDLRGQPAQNTLPESFYLNATRDCGTFIADRGYYTSDLLFSDEERNFPIAYSMVIHEKIEMFERLLRAIYAPQNVYCVHVDRKSPAHFLKAVEGIASCFPNVFLASKQESVVYASWLRVQADLNCMDDLLASPVKWKYLLNTCEADLPLKTNLEMVWSLKTLNGKNNLESIPPNRNKTARWLYHYSINGSRMVVMRHIRKDPPPISTPMFVGSAYFVLSRAFVEHARTRSDVGAFLEWAKDTYSPDEHIWATLQRSPSMPGTNTPHQRYDTEDMIAMARLVKWNFLSGDVYNGAAYVHCDSMHYKRGVCMYGIRDLRWMLGQHHLFANKFDPEVDDTVIKCLEHYLHFKATGHNAMLSFTKNDWVSEKPI, from the coding sequence ATGTGTGGCCTTGTGGCAAAGTGTCCTAGCAGAGGATACCTCTCGCCCACAGCAGTGATAGTCATTGCAATTGTCATGGTCATGTTGACTTTTCTCTCATGGAGTCCCTGCTCGGAGGGCCAAGCTCCGGAGAGGGCTCCTTTGAAACGACTGGAGTTCCCCAGCAGGGACCTAGCGGAACAAGAGGCATGCCTGGCGATCATTAGAGGAGAGGTTTCTGAGGAGGATCTCAGAGGCCAGCCTGCACAGAACACGTTGCCCGAGTCTTTCTATCTCAATGCGACGCGCGACTGTGGCACTTTCATCGCAGACAGGGGATATTATACCTCGGATTTGCTATTCAGCGATGAGGAGAGGAACTTCCCCATCGCCTACTCCATGGTGATCCATGAGAAGATCGAGATGTTTGAGCGGCTCCTCAGGGCCATCTACGCCCCGCAGAATGTGTACTGCGTGCACGTGGACAGGAAGTCCCCGGCGCACTTCCTGAAGGCGGTGGAAGGCATCGCTTCTTGTTTTCCGAACGTGTTTTTGGCGAGTAAACAGGAGTCGGTCGTGTACGCTTCGTGGTTGCGAGTCCAAGCGGACCTGAACTGCATGGACGACCTGCTGGCGTCACCAGTCAAGTGGAAATACCTCCTCAACACCTGTGAGGCGGACTTGCCTCTCAAAACAAACTTGGAAATGGTGTGGTCCTTGAAGACGCTGAATGGAAAAAACAACTTGGAATCCATACCCCCTAACAGGAACAAGACAGCTCGTTGGTTGTACCACTACAGCATCAATGGGTCCCGCATGGTCGTCATGAGACATATCAGAAAAGACCCCCCGCCCATCAGCACTCCCATGTTTGTTGGCAGTGCTTACTTTGTTTTGTCGAGAGCGTTTGTtgagcatgcgcgcacacgctcaGACGTCGGAGCTTTCCTGGAATGGGCGAAAGACACCTACAGTCCAGATGAGCACATTTGGGCTACACTGCAGCGTTCTCCCAGCATGCCCGGGACCAACACCCCCCACCAGAGGTATGACACTGAGGACATGATTGCCATGGCTCGCCTGGTCAAGTGGAACTTTTTGTCGGGAGATGTGTACAACGGAGCGGCCTATGTACACTGTGACAGTATGCATTATAAGCGGGGAGTGTGCATGTATGGCATCCGGGATCTGCGGTGGATGCTGGGGCAACATCATCTGTTTGCCAACAAATTTGACCCAGAGGTCGATGATACTGTCATCAAGTGCTTGGAACATTACTTGCATTTTAAGGCAACTGGTCACAATGCAATGTTgtcatttacaaaaaatgactggGTAAGTGAAAAGCCTATCTGA
- the LOC134441609 gene encoding cerebellin-1-like → MRAMARGRRTSTMNTNRALLALLCLCLAETDGESSGTLQEGPGAAASTQPDIHAVLREMTSLITEQRVELKCTKTQLEAVESRLKASEKMVEQLQHESKAQTVNLNAALSQVEDLKKEKDTRKVSFSALLWESGSETQGPFSEATTLVFKRVITNVGNAYNSNTGIFTAPVRGVYQFLMFAHGHGHASHPVVIALFKNGEHIVTAWSHQRTYSVNPSNGASLQLEVGDVVYVKVWANARVFDNVNRHTTFSGHLLFPM, encoded by the exons ATGAGAGCCATGGCCAGAGGACGAAGAACCTCCACCATGAACACTAACAGGGCTCTGCTTGCTCTGCTGTGCTTGTGTTTGGCCGAGACCGATGGTGAAAGCAGCGGCACTCTCCAAGAGGGCCCTGGAGCCGCTGCCTCCACCCAGCCGGACATCCACGCCGTGCTGAGAGAGATGACCAGCCTCATCACAGAGCAGAGAGTGGAGCTCAAGTGCACCAAGACACAACTGGAGGCTGTGGAGAGCAGACTGAAGGCCAGTGAGAAGATGGTGGAACAATTACAGCATGAGAGCAAAG CGCAAACCGTGAATCTGAATGCTGCTTTGAGCCAAGTGGAGGATCTGAAGAAGGAGAAAGATACCAGAAAGGTGTCTTTTTCCGCCTTACTGTGGGAATCAGGAAGTGAGACACAAGGACCATTCTCTGAAGCAACTACTTTGGTCTTCAAGCGCGTCATCACAAATGTTGGGAATGCCTACAACTCAAACACAG GGATCTTCACAGCGCCAGTTAGAGGCGTATACCAGTTTCTTATGTTTGCTCATGGCCACGGCCATGCATCCCACCCCGTTGTAATTGCTCTTTTTAAAAATGGGGAGCATATTGTCACTGCATGGAGCCATCAGCGAACATACAGTGTGAACCCGTCCAATGGAGCCTCTCTACAGCTGGAGGTGGGAGATGTGGTCTATGTGAAGGTGTGGGCCAACGCACGGGTGTTTGACAACGTGAACCGACACaccaccttctctggccacctgCTCTTCCCCATGTGA